One Cicer arietinum cultivar CDC Frontier isolate Library 1 chromosome 8, Cicar.CDCFrontier_v2.0, whole genome shotgun sequence DNA segment encodes these proteins:
- the LOC101494971 gene encoding large ribosomal subunit protein uL16-like, with protein MGRRPARCYRQIKNKPYPKSRFCRGVPDPKIRIYDVGMKKKGVDEFPFCVHLVSWEKENVSSEALEAARIACNKYMSKFAGKDTFHLRVRVHPFHVLRINKMLSCAGADRLQTGMRGAFGKPQGTCARVAIGQVLLSVRCKDSNSHHAQEALRRAKFKFPGRQKIIVSRKWGFTKFSRTDYLKYKSENRIMPDGVNAKLLGCHGPLANRQPGRAFLNASVNA; from the exons ATGGGAAGGA GACCTGCCAGGTGTTACAGACAAATTAAAAACAAGCCATACCCTAAGTCACGGTTTTGCCGTGGTGTTCCTGATCCCAAGATCAGAATTTATGATGTCGGTATGAAGAAGAAGGGAGTTGATGAGTTTCCCTTCTGTGTTCATCTGGTTAGTTGGGAGAAGGAAAATGTTTCAAGTGAGGCACTTGAAGCTGCTAGGATTGCTTGCAACAAGTATATGTCTAAATTTGCCGGAAAGGATACATTCCACTTGAGAGTCAGGGTACATCCTTTCCATGTTCTGAGGATTAACAAGATGCTTTCATGTGCTGGAGCTGATAGGCTTCAGACAGGTATGAGAGGTGCTTTTGGAAAGCCACAGGGAACTTGTGCTAGAGTTGCTATTGGGCAGGTCCTTCTTTCAGTCCGCTGCAAGGACAGCAATAGCCATCATGCACAGGAGGCCCTTCGTCGTGCCAAGTTTAAGTTTCCCGGGCGTCAAAAGATCATCGTCAGTAGGAAGTG GGGATTCACCAAGTTTAGCCGTACTGACTATCTGAAGTACAAGTCAGAGAACAGGATCATGCCTGATGGTGTGAATGCAAAG CTTCTTGGGTGCCATGGACCATTGGCTAACCGTCAACCAGGAAGAGCTTTTTTGAATGCCAGTGTTAATGCTTAG